The Gymnodinialimonas sp. 57CJ19 genome includes a window with the following:
- the greA gene encoding transcription elongation factor GreA has translation MEKIPMTPKGLEAMNGELKQLKSIERPAIIKAIAEAREHGDLSENAEYHSAKEKQSFIEGRIKELEGSISLAQVIDPSTLSGAIKFGATVDLVDEETDEEKTYMIVGEAEADIENGLLNIKSPIARALIGKEEGDSVEVRTPGGAKSFEIVKISYV, from the coding sequence ATGGAAAAGATCCCAATGACACCGAAGGGCCTTGAGGCCATGAACGGTGAACTCAAGCAGCTCAAAAGCATTGAGCGCCCTGCCATCATCAAGGCAATCGCCGAAGCGCGGGAACATGGGGACCTGTCGGAGAACGCGGAATATCATTCCGCGAAGGAGAAGCAGTCGTTCATCGAAGGGCGGATCAAAGAGCTTGAGGGCTCGATTTCGCTGGCGCAGGTAATTGACCCGTCGACGCTGTCGGGCGCGATCAAGTTTGGCGCGACGGTTGATCTGGTCGATGAAGAAACCGACGAAGAAAAGACCTATATGATTGTGGGTGAAGCAGAGGCCGATATCGAAAACGGTTTGCTGAACATCAAATCCCCCATCGCCCGCGCCTTGATCGGCAAGGAAGAGGGCGATAGCGTTGAAGTGCGCACGCCCGGTGGGGCCAAGAGCTTTGAAATCGTCAAGATTTCCTATGTCTGA
- a CDS encoding trimeric intracellular cation channel family protein, which produces MAITLSLDYTSVLIFALSGALAASRAQLDIVGFIFFASLTAVGGGTLRDLLLARDPVFWIADATPLAIAMAAAVLVFLTAHLLESRLKWLIWLDAGAVAIAVAAGVAVAREAGVSTGVVLVMGVATGTFGGLMRDVVANEVPLVLKQGELYVTAAFAGAGASLLGAHYITSQTPWPTVICVAVTFGLRAGSLLFGWRLPVYKTRPPRA; this is translated from the coding sequence ATGGCTATTACCCTGTCGCTCGATTACACCTCTGTGTTGATCTTCGCACTTTCCGGGGCATTAGCGGCGTCTCGGGCGCAGCTGGATATCGTTGGCTTTATCTTCTTTGCCTCACTGACGGCGGTGGGCGGCGGCACCCTACGAGACCTTTTGCTGGCCCGCGATCCGGTATTCTGGATCGCCGACGCAACCCCGCTTGCCATCGCCATGGCGGCAGCGGTTCTGGTGTTTCTCACCGCTCACTTGCTGGAATCGCGCCTGAAATGGTTGATCTGGCTGGACGCGGGCGCCGTCGCGATCGCGGTCGCCGCTGGTGTCGCCGTGGCGAGAGAGGCAGGCGTCAGCACAGGCGTCGTGCTGGTCATGGGCGTGGCCACCGGCACCTTCGGCGGGTTGATGCGGGACGTGGTCGCCAACGAAGTGCCTCTGGTATTGAAACAGGGAGAGCTCTACGTCACCGCAGCCTTCGCGGGGGCCGGTGCATCGCTACTGGGTGCGCATTACATCACGTCCCAAACGCCCTGGCCTACAGTGATCTGCGTCGCCGTCACCTTCGGCCTCCGCGCGGGCTCTCTGCTGTTCGGCTGGCGCCTCCCCGTCTACAAAACCCGCCCCCCTCGCGCCTAG
- the rnhA gene encoding ribonuclease HI: MPDLIAYTDGACSGNPGPGGWGALMRAKEGDTILKERELKGGEADTTNNRMELLAAISALEALERPSTLTIVTDSAYVKNGITGWMHGWKRNGWKTATKKPVKNVDLWQRLDEAQARHNVTWEWIKGHAGHEGNEKADELARAGMAPFKKSKRG, from the coding sequence ATGCCTGACCTAATCGCCTATACCGACGGAGCATGCTCTGGAAATCCCGGCCCCGGCGGCTGGGGCGCGCTGATGCGGGCCAAAGAAGGCGACACGATCCTGAAAGAGCGCGAACTGAAGGGCGGAGAGGCCGATACTACCAACAACCGCATGGAACTTCTGGCCGCGATTTCCGCGCTAGAGGCACTGGAGCGGCCTTCGACGCTGACAATCGTGACCGACAGCGCCTATGTGAAAAACGGCATCACGGGCTGGATGCACGGCTGGAAACGCAACGGCTGGAAGACGGCGACGAAAAAGCCGGTAAAAAATGTGGACCTCTGGCAGCGGCTGGACGAGGCGCAAGCCCGTCACAACGTGACGTGGGAATGGATCAAGGGCCACGCAGGCCACGAGGGCAACGAAAAGGCTGATGAGCTGGCGCGCGCAGGCATGGCCCCGTTCAAGAAATCCAAGCGGGGCTGA
- a CDS encoding class I SAM-dependent methyltransferase translates to MSDDQTISVYQTRAAGYADLGISPTQATALQVFSAALPPKAHILDVGCGPGLHARALMDLGHSVDAIDATQAFVDAAQNIGVAARLATFEDITAHNAYDGIWASFSLLHAPRANVPRYLAALAHGLRPGGTFFLGMKTGSGESRDSIGRHYCYFTAEELEQMLTDLGLTITHRVDDAEAGFAGTVDPYTLLHAKAPQDA, encoded by the coding sequence ATGAGCGACGATCAAACCATCTCTGTCTATCAGACCCGTGCCGCGGGCTACGCCGATTTGGGCATCAGCCCGACCCAAGCCACCGCGCTGCAAGTCTTCTCTGCCGCTCTACCGCCCAAGGCCCATATCCTTGACGTCGGGTGCGGCCCCGGCCTGCATGCCCGCGCCCTGATGGACCTTGGCCACAGCGTTGATGCCATCGACGCAACGCAGGCATTTGTGGATGCCGCGCAAAACATCGGCGTGGCGGCAAGGCTGGCAACTTTTGAGGATATCACCGCCCACAACGCCTATGACGGCATCTGGGCCAGCTTCAGCCTGCTCCACGCCCCCCGCGCTAACGTGCCGCGCTATCTGGCGGCCCTGGCCCATGGGCTGAGACCGGGGGGCACGTTCTTTCTGGGCATGAAGACCGGAAGTGGAGAGAGCCGCGATAGCATCGGGCGGCATTATTGCTATTTCACGGCGGAAGAACTGGAGCAGATGCTAACCGACCTTGGCTTGACCATCACCCACCGTGTAGACGACGCGGAAGCTGGCTTTGCCGGCACCGTTGACCCCTACACTCTTCTCCATGCGAAAGCCCCCCAAGATGCCTGA
- a CDS encoding pyridoxamine 5'-phosphate oxidase family protein — MPTAFDPVQVLSRPLMANLATVTASGEPRNAPVWFAWEEAVLWMLSDVSSSSAARVAANPHVAVEIVDYDNTAGLLRHLGMRGRATVEPMDPALFRRLLRRYLGAEETQNPWFIQNIARVEDPDGRLIRLVPDSVFTNDVSYFRTGPELASLPRESTPPEDNS, encoded by the coding sequence ATGCCCACTGCATTTGACCCCGTACAGGTTCTATCCCGCCCCCTGATGGCCAACCTTGCGACCGTCACGGCGTCGGGCGAACCGCGGAACGCCCCGGTCTGGTTTGCGTGGGAAGAGGCCGTGCTTTGGATGCTGTCCGATGTCTCCTCCAGCAGTGCGGCTAGGGTCGCGGCCAATCCCCATGTCGCGGTTGAGATCGTGGATTATGACAACACCGCAGGCCTTCTGCGCCACCTTGGGATGCGGGGCCGCGCGACGGTCGAGCCGATGGATCCGGCCCTATTCCGCAGACTGTTGCGCCGATATCTTGGAGCGGAAGAGACCCAAAACCCTTGGTTCATTCAGAACATCGCCCGCGTAGAAGACCCCGATGGCCGCCTGATAAGGTTGGTGCCGGATTCGGTTTTCACCAACGATGTCAGCTATTTTCGCACCGGCCCAGAGCTTGCCTCCCTGCCGCGGGAGAGCACCCCGCCCGAGGACAACAGTTGA
- a CDS encoding GNAT family N-acetyltransferase produces the protein MATLSNTPPTASEFNALRCSCGWPQIDPSRAAQALDNSLLHVTLREGGKTIAMGRVVGDGVMYFYLQDIVVAPDHRGKGHGRTIVDRLMTDLAPLLRPGCTVGLMAAHGVEPLYEAAGFTARPNDTLGAGMTLFP, from the coding sequence ATGGCTACCCTCAGCAACACACCCCCAACTGCGTCGGAGTTCAACGCCCTGCGCTGCTCCTGCGGCTGGCCGCAGATCGACCCGAGCCGCGCCGCGCAAGCGCTGGATAACAGCTTGCTACATGTCACGCTGCGCGAGGGTGGAAAGACCATCGCTATGGGGCGCGTGGTGGGCGACGGGGTGATGTATTTCTATCTGCAAGATATCGTCGTAGCACCCGATCATCGGGGCAAGGGCCATGGGCGCACCATCGTGGACCGCCTTATGACCGACCTCGCGCCCTTGCTGCGGCCCGGTTGCACTGTGGGGCTTATGGCCGCCCACGGAGTTGAGCCGCTGTACGAGGCGGCGGGCTTCACCGCGCGTCCCAACGATACCCTTGGCGCGGGGATGACGCTCTTTCCCTGA
- a CDS encoding universal stress protein, with the protein MKLVIGLDGQSSGEKALDFARSVAATSESCELIVVYVIEWSPFSFQTAEENAQRHKRREEEISVAMERVLEPAVASLKAAGLNARAIVRHGDVADTLDKVAHKEGATQIVVARSSAGGLTSRLFGSSTANLVMNARVPVTVVA; encoded by the coding sequence ATGAAACTAGTGATCGGACTTGATGGTCAGAGCTCTGGGGAGAAAGCCCTGGACTTTGCCAGATCCGTCGCGGCGACAAGCGAAAGTTGTGAGCTGATCGTCGTCTACGTCATCGAATGGTCGCCGTTTTCCTTCCAGACTGCGGAAGAGAATGCGCAACGACACAAGCGCCGCGAGGAAGAGATTTCCGTCGCAATGGAGCGTGTGCTGGAACCGGCCGTTGCCTCGTTGAAAGCTGCGGGCCTCAATGCCCGCGCGATTGTGCGCCACGGAGATGTCGCCGATACCCTCGACAAGGTCGCCCACAAGGAAGGTGCCACGCAGATCGTTGTGGCTCGTTCCAGTGCCGGTGGCCTTACGTCTCGGCTGTTTGGCAGCTCTACCGCAAACCTTGTGATGAACGCCCGCGTTCCTGTCACTGTCGTCGCGTAA
- a CDS encoding alanine/glycine:cation symporter family protein: MKKIYSVLMVIAAYMAVSMPAVAQEAALSLDERVNAAFSNATGWFVNFIFMSIPGTNFPWIVMWLVIGATVFTIYFAAVQFRFFGHAIGLVKGDYSDPDDAGEVSHFQALATALSGTVGLGNIAGVAVAVGIGGPGATFWMILAGLLGMASKFTECTLGVKYRNEYPDGTVSGGPMYYISKGFSELGLPGGKILAVLFSIFCILGAFGGGNMFQANQAHEQITQITGDFPGWITGIIFAAVVFAVIVGGIKSIARVTEKVVPFMGVLYVGAAIVVLVVNYNMIGWAFGQIFAGAFTGLGVAGGMVGALIQGFKRAAFSNEAGVGSAAIAHSAVKTKEPITEGFVSLLEPLIDTVVICTMTALVIIISQQLIIDADTGNYMLNEGASAIATVDGNSGVALTSAAFGSAISWFPYVLAIAVILFAFSTMISWSYYGLKAWTYLFGEGKTTELIFKLIFCAFIVIGAAASLGPVIDFSDAAIFAMAVVNIFCLYFLMKVVKAELQSYSARLKSGEIKKFTH; encoded by the coding sequence ATGAAAAAGATCTATTCAGTATTGATGGTAATCGCGGCCTATATGGCCGTGTCGATGCCAGCGGTCGCCCAAGAGGCGGCACTTTCTTTGGATGAGCGCGTAAACGCGGCGTTTTCCAACGCAACGGGCTGGTTTGTTAACTTCATCTTCATGTCGATCCCCGGCACCAACTTTCCTTGGATCGTGATGTGGCTGGTAATCGGTGCGACGGTTTTCACCATCTACTTCGCTGCCGTGCAGTTCCGCTTTTTCGGCCATGCCATTGGCTTGGTGAAGGGCGATTATTCGGACCCTGACGACGCGGGCGAGGTCAGCCACTTCCAAGCTTTGGCGACGGCGCTTTCGGGCACGGTTGGCCTTGGCAACATCGCAGGCGTTGCTGTGGCGGTTGGCATCGGCGGGCCTGGGGCCACGTTCTGGATGATCCTTGCGGGTCTTCTGGGGATGGCATCCAAGTTCACCGAATGTACGTTGGGTGTGAAGTATCGCAACGAATACCCAGACGGCACCGTTTCCGGTGGCCCGATGTATTACATCTCGAAGGGTTTCAGCGAGTTGGGCCTGCCGGGGGGCAAAATCCTTGCGGTACTGTTCTCGATCTTCTGTATCCTTGGCGCTTTTGGCGGCGGCAACATGTTCCAAGCCAACCAAGCCCATGAGCAGATCACTCAGATTACCGGTGATTTCCCCGGCTGGATTACGGGTATCATCTTTGCGGCTGTGGTGTTCGCGGTGATCGTGGGTGGCATCAAGTCCATCGCGCGGGTCACGGAAAAGGTCGTGCCGTTCATGGGCGTCCTTTATGTCGGCGCGGCAATCGTGGTTTTGGTTGTGAACTACAACATGATCGGTTGGGCCTTTGGCCAGATCTTTGCCGGGGCCTTCACCGGGCTTGGCGTCGCTGGCGGCATGGTTGGCGCGTTGATCCAGGGCTTCAAGCGGGCCGCCTTCTCGAACGAGGCGGGCGTTGGTTCTGCGGCGATTGCACACTCGGCGGTGAAAACCAAAGAGCCAATCACCGAGGGCTTCGTGTCCCTATTGGAGCCGCTGATCGACACTGTCGTGATCTGCACCATGACCGCACTGGTCATCATCATCAGCCAACAGCTGATCATCGACGCGGATACCGGCAACTACATGCTGAACGAGGGTGCTTCGGCCATCGCGACCGTCGACGGCAACAGCGGCGTTGCCCTGACATCGGCAGCCTTCGGGTCCGCTATCAGCTGGTTCCCTTACGTGCTGGCGATTGCGGTGATCTTGTTCGCGTTCTCGACCATGATTTCGTGGTCGTACTACGGACTTAAGGCGTGGACGTACCTGTTTGGCGAAGGCAAGACGACAGAGCTGATCTTTAAGCTGATCTTCTGTGCCTTCATCGTCATCGGGGCGGCGGCCAGCCTTGGGCCGGTCATCGACTTCTCTGACGCGGCGATCTTCGCCATGGCTGTGGTCAACATCTTCTGCCTCTACTTCTTGATGAAGGTGGTGAAGGCCGAGTTGCAGTCCTACAGCGCACGTCTGAAGTCGGGCGAGATCAAGAAGTTCACGCACTAA
- the ispH gene encoding 4-hydroxy-3-methylbut-2-enyl diphosphate reductase, with protein sequence MTKPPLTIYLAAPRGFCAGVDRAIKIVEMALTKWGAPVYVRHEIVHNKYVVDDLKAKGAVFVEELSDCPDDRPVIFSAHGVPKSVPQAAAAREMIYVDATCPLVSKVHIEAQRHADNGLQMIMIGHEGHPETIGTMGQLPEGEVLLVETVEDVPKVAVRDPLRLAFVTQTTLSVDDTIDIVAALKARFPAIVGPHKEDICYATTNRQEAVKAMAPKAEAMLVVGAPNSSNSKRLVEVGSRAGCAYSQLVQRAADIDWRALGDIKTLGITAGASAPEVLIEEVIQAFEDRFDVTRELVETAVENVEFKVPRVLREPA encoded by the coding sequence ATGACCAAGCCCCCTCTCACGATATATCTCGCCGCCCCGCGCGGCTTTTGCGCTGGCGTGGACCGCGCCATCAAAATCGTGGAAATGGCACTGACGAAATGGGGGGCGCCGGTCTATGTGCGCCACGAGATCGTGCACAACAAATACGTGGTCGATGACCTGAAAGCCAAAGGCGCGGTTTTTGTGGAGGAACTGTCCGATTGCCCCGATGACCGCCCGGTCATCTTCTCGGCCCACGGTGTGCCCAAATCGGTGCCGCAAGCGGCGGCGGCGCGGGAAATGATCTACGTGGATGCTACCTGCCCCCTCGTCTCCAAGGTGCATATCGAGGCACAGCGCCACGCCGACAACGGCCTTCAGATGATCATGATCGGCCATGAAGGCCACCCCGAGACAATCGGCACCATGGGCCAACTGCCCGAAGGCGAAGTGTTGCTTGTGGAAACCGTGGAGGACGTGCCCAAGGTCGCCGTGCGTGACCCGCTAAGGCTGGCTTTCGTGACGCAAACCACCCTGTCCGTGGATGACACGATAGATATCGTCGCGGCGCTGAAGGCGCGGTTCCCGGCCATTGTCGGCCCCCACAAGGAAGACATTTGCTACGCCACCACCAACCGCCAGGAAGCGGTGAAAGCCATGGCCCCCAAGGCCGAGGCGATGCTGGTGGTGGGCGCGCCGAACTCGTCCAACTCCAAACGGCTGGTAGAGGTCGGCTCTCGGGCCGGGTGCGCTTACAGCCAATTGGTGCAGCGGGCCGCGGATATTGATTGGCGGGCCCTGGGCGATATCAAGACGCTGGGGATAACGGCGGGCGCGTCAGCCCCCGAGGTGCTGATCGAAGAAGTCATTCAAGCCTTCGAGGACCGCTTCGACGTGACACGGGAACTGGTGGAAACTGCCGTGGAGAACGTGGAATTCAAAGTGCCTCGCGTGCTCCGCGAACCAGCCTGA
- a CDS encoding peroxiredoxin-like family protein codes for MLIPRQTVPALSLPIVGGGTFDLSAEASPRGTVVCFYRGLHCPLCAKYLEEFEKLVGEFAARGVGAIAISSDGEERAAEMKTKIGAENLRFGYDLTLEKAREWGLYISTSRGKTSIGIEEPALFSEPGLFLINPDDTLYYMSVQTMPFVRPHFRELLGAVDFAIEKSYPARGEYTGAV; via the coding sequence ATGCTGATCCCCCGCCAAACCGTTCCCGCCCTATCGCTTCCCATCGTCGGAGGTGGCACCTTCGACCTGAGCGCGGAAGCCAGCCCCCGCGGCACTGTCGTATGTTTCTACCGGGGGCTGCACTGCCCGTTGTGCGCCAAATACCTTGAGGAATTCGAAAAGCTGGTCGGAGAGTTCGCCGCCCGTGGTGTCGGTGCCATCGCGATTTCCAGTGATGGCGAGGAACGCGCCGCCGAGATGAAGACCAAGATCGGGGCCGAGAACCTGCGGTTCGGCTATGATCTGACGTTGGAGAAGGCCCGTGAATGGGGGCTCTATATCTCGACCTCTCGGGGCAAGACCTCCATCGGGATCGAGGAACCTGCGCTGTTCTCGGAACCCGGTCTGTTCCTGATCAACCCCGACGATACGCTTTATTACATGTCGGTGCAGACGATGCCCTTCGTGCGTCCTCATTTCCGCGAGCTTCTGGGCGCTGTCGATTTCGCGATCGAGAAAAGCTACCCGGCCCGTGGTGAATACACCGGGGCGGTTTGA
- a CDS encoding pentapeptide repeat-containing protein: MTALEGVALTRADVARACDAGVPVSAKACALDGVDLSDLDLSGWQFDRCTLTGASFNGAMLEGTGFTACRAAGATYLSANLQEAEIKGGDFSNADLRGATVTSARVVGCKMTGVNLSDVRAIGWELEEVLLNLAVISKVSFRKMVLKQVDFTEASLTSCDFRGAEFEACSLRDAQLVDCGFENADLRGADLGGVSLTDARRLKGAVISKGQAADLLAQLGLRVI, encoded by the coding sequence TTGACCGCTTTGGAGGGCGTGGCCCTTACCCGCGCCGATGTGGCGCGGGCCTGTGATGCAGGAGTGCCCGTTTCCGCGAAGGCCTGCGCCTTGGACGGCGTTGATCTGTCTGATCTGGACCTGTCGGGGTGGCAGTTTGACCGCTGCACCCTGACCGGTGCCTCGTTCAACGGCGCGATGCTGGAAGGCACCGGGTTCACCGCTTGCCGCGCGGCGGGCGCGACGTATCTGAGTGCCAACCTGCAAGAGGCTGAGATCAAGGGCGGGGACTTCAGCAACGCCGATTTGCGCGGGGCGACGGTGACCTCGGCCCGCGTGGTCGGATGCAAGATGACGGGCGTTAACCTGTCGGACGTGCGCGCCATCGGCTGGGAGCTGGAAGAGGTGCTGCTGAACTTGGCGGTGATTTCCAAGGTCTCGTTCCGCAAGATGGTGCTGAAGCAAGTGGATTTTACCGAGGCGTCCCTGACCTCCTGCGATTTTCGTGGGGCAGAGTTTGAGGCCTGTTCCCTACGCGACGCGCAGCTGGTGGATTGCGGATTCGAGAATGCCGACCTGCGCGGTGCTGATCTTGGCGGCGTGTCTCTGACAGACGCGCGGCGGTTGAAAGGGGCGGTAATCTCGAAGGGGCAGGCGGCCGATCTGCTGGCGCAACTGGGCCTGCGGGTGATCTAG
- a CDS encoding NYN domain-containing protein → MFYRDERLALFIDGSNLYAAAKSLGFDIDYKLLRSEFMQRGKLLRANYYTALLENDDYSPIRPLVDWLHYNGFNMITKPAKEFTDSQGRRKVKGNMDIELAVDAMEAAPHVDHIVIFSGDGDFRPLVEALQRKGCRVSVVSTIRSQPPMIADDLRRQCDNFIELQDLKDAIGRPAREPRPEAFEAEEETVE, encoded by the coding sequence ATGTTTTATCGAGACGAACGTCTTGCGCTGTTTATCGACGGCTCCAACCTCTACGCAGCCGCCAAGTCGCTTGGGTTTGATATCGACTACAAGCTTTTGCGGTCGGAATTCATGCAGCGCGGGAAGCTGTTGCGTGCGAACTACTACACAGCCCTTCTGGAGAATGATGATTACTCTCCCATCCGCCCCTTGGTGGATTGGCTGCATTACAACGGCTTCAACATGATCACGAAGCCGGCGAAGGAATTCACCGATAGCCAAGGCCGCCGTAAGGTCAAAGGCAACATGGATATCGAGCTGGCCGTCGATGCGATGGAAGCCGCCCCCCATGTGGATCACATCGTGATCTTTTCGGGCGACGGCGACTTCCGGCCATTGGTTGAAGCATTGCAGCGCAAAGGATGCCGGGTATCCGTGGTCTCTACGATCCGCAGCCAGCCGCCGATGATTGCCGATGACCTACGCCGCCAGTGCGATAACTTCATCGAGTTGCAGGACCTGAAAGACGCCATTGGCCGTCCGGCCCGCGAACCGCGCCCGGAAGCTTTTGAGGCCGAGGAAGAAACGGTCGAATAG
- the folK gene encoding 2-amino-4-hydroxy-6-hydroxymethyldihydropteridine diphosphokinase yields MKYINDAGTGLIALGANLSTGGMPPELSVPKAMARLADCIDGAAVFSDLYHTPAFPAGSGPQFVNAAMRIEWHDTAESLLALLHDIEAEFGRTRANRWEARVMDLDLIGLDNAILPSAATRAEWANLSPEEAAKVVPDQLILPHPRLAERGFVLVPLADVAPEWVDPATGLSVADMLAARPKAELSQIVRIGPPAA; encoded by the coding sequence ATGAAGTACATAAATGACGCAGGGACAGGCCTGATCGCGCTTGGGGCGAACTTGTCTACCGGCGGAATGCCGCCGGAACTTAGCGTTCCGAAGGCCATGGCGCGGCTTGCGGACTGCATTGATGGCGCCGCCGTCTTCAGCGACCTCTACCACACACCCGCGTTCCCGGCGGGGTCCGGCCCGCAATTCGTGAACGCGGCCATGCGAATCGAGTGGCACGATACGGCCGAAAGCCTGCTGGCGCTTCTCCATGACATCGAGGCAGAGTTCGGGCGTACCCGTGCCAACCGGTGGGAAGCGCGGGTGATGGATTTGGACCTTATCGGGTTGGACAATGCGATTTTGCCCAGTGCAGCCACTCGGGCGGAATGGGCGAACCTGTCGCCTGAGGAGGCCGCAAAGGTAGTGCCCGATCAGCTGATCTTGCCGCATCCGCGCCTCGCAGAGCGTGGCTTCGTGCTGGTGCCGCTGGCCGATGTGGCACCGGAATGGGTGGATCCGGCCACCGGTCTTTCGGTGGCTGATATGCTGGCCGCCCGCCCCAAGGCAGAGTTGTCGCAGATCGTTCGGATCGGCCCGCCCGCCGCGTAA
- the rpoZ gene encoding DNA-directed RNA polymerase subunit omega encodes MARVTVEDCVDKVPNRFELVMLASHRAREIASGDPLTIDRDNDKNPVVSLREIAEETQSSADLRERLIESHQTQIEVDEPEEDAMALLQGVEQDRPATDDMSEEQMLRALMEAQGQK; translated from the coding sequence ATGGCCCGCGTCACGGTTGAAGATTGCGTTGATAAGGTCCCGAACCGGTTCGAATTGGTGATGCTTGCATCCCACCGTGCCCGTGAGATCGCCTCGGGCGATCCGCTGACCATTGATCGCGACAACGACAAGAACCCCGTTGTTTCCCTGCGCGAAATCGCGGAAGAAACCCAAAGCTCTGCCGATCTGCGTGAGCGTCTGATCGAAAGCCATCAGACTCAGATCGAAGTCGATGAGCCTGAGGAAGACGCCATGGCGCTTTTGCAAGGTGTTGAGCAAGATCGCCCTGCGACCGACGACATGAGCGAAGAGCAGATGCTGCGCGCCCTCATGGAAGCGCAAGGCCAGAAGTGA